Proteins encoded by one window of Porphyrobacter sp. YT40:
- a CDS encoding metallophosphoesterase — protein sequence MLQQLRDFFSPPPPPKLAAVPAGTRYYAIGDIHGRLDLYKAMIDAIEGEIAAAPELDHRIIVLGDLVDRGPDSAGVVARTQVWQQTRNVRVLAGNHEEMFLAAFDKPDALRHFLKHGGRETVMSYGLSSRQLSEMSLEEIFETLPRVVSQDTRDYIAGFDTMIRAGDYVFVHAGVDPSRPLGEQKRSDLLWIRDRFLSHEGPLEKVVVHGHTIFEHVMDCGNRIGIDTGAFRSGVLTALVLEGDQRRILQTRVSDAGHVEVFQGDRAR from the coding sequence ATGCTTCAGCAATTGCGCGACTTTTTCAGCCCCCCGCCGCCGCCCAAGCTTGCGGCGGTTCCGGCTGGCACGCGCTATTACGCGATCGGTGACATCCACGGGCGGCTCGATCTCTACAAGGCGATGATCGACGCGATCGAAGGCGAAATCGCGGCCGCTCCGGAGCTCGACCACCGCATCATCGTGCTCGGCGATCTGGTCGATCGCGGGCCCGACAGCGCCGGCGTGGTCGCGCGCACGCAGGTCTGGCAGCAGACCCGCAATGTGCGGGTGCTGGCGGGCAATCACGAGGAGATGTTCCTCGCCGCCTTCGACAAGCCCGATGCGCTGCGCCACTTCCTCAAGCACGGCGGGCGCGAGACGGTGATGAGCTATGGCCTGTCTTCCCGCCAGCTGAGCGAGATGAGCCTCGAGGAGATTTTCGAGACCCTGCCCCGGGTCGTCTCGCAGGACACCCGCGATTATATCGCCGGGTTCGATACCATGATCCGCGCCGGGGACTATGTCTTCGTCCATGCCGGGGTCGATCCCTCCCGCCCGCTGGGCGAACAGAAGCGCAGCGACCTGCTGTGGATCCGCGACCGGTTCCTGAGCCATGAAGGCCCGCTTGAGAAGGTGGTGGTGCACGGTCACACCATCTTCGAACACGTGATGGATTGCGGCAACCGCATCGGCATTGACACTGGCGCTTTCCGCTCGGGTGTGCTTACAGCGCTCGTGCTCGAGGGCGACCAGCGGCGCATCCTCCAGACCCGCGTCAGCGATGCTGGCCATGTCGAGGTGTTCCAGGGCGACCGGGCGCGATAG